One window of the Cryptomeria japonica chromosome 7, Sugi_1.0, whole genome shotgun sequence genome contains the following:
- the LOC131041488 gene encoding uncharacterized protein LOC131041488 → MPSLIPSANLRIIVFIDDLDRCQEAIVLQVLSAINLVFAVCEISVILGMDKELIQRAIMKRYGDKSLKNSKFADKYLQKIIQLPLDLPDPSQVQSKDFLDRHLGVFQKQSKEGHSESEIDTEDDSMPEIDRAYNALFSAFEQSEKYYVPDFLKKLLGSVAPISGEGSSSAETVDDPPQTQPAGRIAIDIQDTDGTSNQQHISESNIRRELIPIRELLFVRYSEGERDAFCHFQAMTTEFRKLPREWKRLLTYHRLVWYIFVMNNETKHMDGWLVQLIT, encoded by the exons ATGCCTAGTTTGATACCCAGTGCTAATCTTAGAATAATTGTATTTATCGACGATCTTGATCGATGTCAAGAAGCAATCGTTCTTCAG GTTTTATCGGCTATTAATCTGGTATTCGCCGTCTGTGAAATCAGCGTGATTCTAGGAATGGATAAAGAGTTGATCCAACGGGCAATAATGAAAAGGTATGGAGATAAATCCTTGAAAAATAGCAAGTTTGCAGACAAGTATTTACAAAAGATAATACAACTGCCATTAGACCTGCCTGACCCTAGCCAAGTCCAATCAAAGGATTTTTTGGATCGACACTTGGGAGTGTTCCAAAAACAAAGTAAGGAAGGCCATTCAGAATCAGAAATAGATACAGAAGATGATTCCATGCCAGAAATAGATAGAGCATACAATGCTCTATTTTCTGCATTCGAACAGTCTGAAAAATATTATGTGCCCGATTTTCTTAAAAAATTGCTTGGCTCAGTGGCTCCTATATCAG GAGAAGGAAGTAGCTCAGCAGAAACGGTAGATGATCCACCGCAAACACAACCAGCTGGAAGAATTGCTATAGATATTCAGGACACAGATGGAACAA GTAACCAGCAGCATATCAGTGAGTCAAATATCAGAAGGGAGTTAATTCCTATAAGGGAGCTGCTGTTCGTGAGATACAGTGAAGGAGAGCGAGACGCATTTTGCCACTTTCAAGCGATGACTACAGAATTCCGAAAATTGCCTCGAGAGTGGAAGCGTTTGCTTACCTACCATCGGCTGGTCTGGTATATCTTCGTTATGAATAATGAAACGAAGCATATGGATGGATGGCTGGTTCAGTTGATTACTTAG